The Euzebyales bacterium genomic sequence GTGGACGAATTACGTGTTGCCTGCGCGGCTCGTCGCTCTTTCGGCGGTCGGATACGATCGGACGCGGGTGGCCTCCGCGGTACGCCGCTGGACAGCTCAGACGGTTCGTCGTGTGCATGGCATGGAAGAGGTCAGGGGTTCGATTCCCCTTAGCTCCACGCAAAGCGCAGGTCAGCGGGCTGCTGGAGTCCATTGGGTGTAACTTCGGCGCTTGTGAACGTAGCCAACTGGCTACGTTGGCTACGTCAAGGCGGGCACGCGTCGTGACTGGTCGTCGCGGGCCAACTGCTATCGGTGATGTTCGTCGACGACGCCGCGGTGAACTACCGCCTGGATGGCGTGTGCACACGCTCGACACATTGACGCGTCTCGGGCCTCCACCGGCGCGGCGGGCAGGTACAGCCAGTCATTCGCCGGACGCGACGAGCGCGACGGTCCGTCGCCGATCGCGGCGTAGTCCTCGACGCGGCGTGCCCGTCGCCACGTTGTTCCCGCATCGCGGTGACGGCCGTCACGCAGCCGCCTCCGGTGTGGTCACGTCGGCGAGTTTGGCGTCGATGCAGGCGAGCAGCTCGCGGTAGGAGTCGCAGAACGCCCGCACGCCCTCGTGTTCGAGCTCACGGGTGATCGCGGGCAGGTCGACGCCAGCGGCCGCGGCGTCGCGCAGCACCGGGTCGGCGTCGTGGGTGTCGAGGCCGATCGCGTCGGCCACGTCGCCGTGGTCGGCGAACGCCGCGAGCGTTGCCTGTGACATGGTGTTTATGACGTCGCGGGCGATGAGCTG encodes the following:
- a CDS encoding transaldolase family protein, which produces GERWAALERLGARPQRPLWASTGTKDPNASDVLYIEQLIARDVINTMSQATLAAFADHGDVADAIGLDTHDADPVLRDAAAAGVDLPAITRELEHEGVRAFCDSYRELLACIDAKLADVTTPEAAA